Sequence from the Qipengyuania gaetbuli genome:
TTCGTCGAAGCGCAGCGCCGCGAAGGCTGCATTTCCTACGGGCTGTCGAGCTATGGCTACGACGCGCGCGTCGCGCCCGAGTTCAAGATCTTCACCAATGTCGACAGCGCGGTGGTCGATCCCAAGGATTTTGCCAGCAACAGCTTCGTCGATCGCGATACCGACGTCTGCGTGATCCCGCCCAACAGCTTCGCGCTCGCCCGCACGGTCGAATATTTCCGCATCCCTGAGGACGTGCTGGTCATCTGCCTCGGCAAGAGCACCTATGCGCGCTGCGGCATTATCGTGAATGTCACCCCGCTCGAACCGGGCTGGGAAGGCCATGTCACGCTGGAGTTCTCGAACACCACGCCGCTGCCGGCCAAGATCTACGCCAACGAAGGCGCGTGCCAGTTCCTGTTCCTCAAGGGTAACGAGCGGCCCGAAGTGACCTATGCCGACCGCGCGGGCAAATACATGGGCCAGCGCGGGGTGACCCTGCCGCGGCTGTGAGCATTGCCCGCTTCCCCTTCTGGCGCGTAGTGCCGGGCGAGCGGAGCGGCGAATATATCCTTCCCGTCACCCGTCCGGCGACAGTCGGTCCCGAAGGCGCGCCGCACGTCATGGGCGGGGCCTCGCTCGCGGCGGCGGTCGATGCGCTGCAATTGGAAAGCGACCAGCCCTTGCTGTGGGCGCAGGTCCAGTTCCTTGCCCCGACCCAGCATGCCGAGGAGCTGGTGATCACCTGCGACCAGTACGGCGGCGGTCAGTCGGTGGGGCAGTGGTTCGCCGACATTCGCTCTAACGGCAGGCTGGTGCAACGGATCAATGCCGCACTCGGCGCGCGCGAACCGAGCGAGCAGCGCATCTTCGCCGTCATGCCCGATGTGCCGGGCCCCGATGCCTGCGAAGGAAAACCGCCGGACCACAACGGCTTCGACGACAATCTCGTCGGGCAGATGGAGCGGCGGACTGCCGTAGAGAATCCCGACCGCGGATACGAGGCTGTGTGGAGCCGCTCGAAAGCGGGCTTCGCGATCGACGCGTGCTGGCTGGCGATGGTGTCGGACTTCTTCCTCGGCGCGCATCCCGCGACCCGCGGCGGATCGAGCCTCGACGACATGTTCCGCTTCATTCAAGGCGCCGAGCCGGGCTGGGTTCTCAGCGTTACCGAACTCGCCGCCTTCGACCGCGGCGCGGTGAGCGGGCAGGCCCGCCATTTCGCCGAGGACGGGCGGCTGCTGGCGATCTCGAGCCAGACCGGCGTGCTGCCGCGAATCCCCCGCGCGCCCTAACGTCTTTGACTCTCTGGCCGCCCACGCGCATTCAGGCGGGCAAAGGAGAGAACCCATGGCTGACACCGAATTCGACATCATCGTCTATGGCGCCACCGGCTATACCGGCCGCCTCGTCGCCGAACATTTCGTGCGCGAATACGGCGGCAAGGACGGCGGGCCGAAATGGGCCATGGCCGGCCGCAGCATGGACAAGCTGGAAGCGGTGCGCGACGAGATCGGTGCGCCCGGGTCGACCCCGCTGGTGGTCGCCGATGCCGACGATCCGGCAAGCCTCGAGGCCATGTGCAACCGCACCAAGGTCGTGCTGACCACGGTCGGCCCCTACCAGCTCTATGGCGACGCGCTGGTCGCAGCCTGCGTCAAGACCGGCACCGACTATGCCGATTTGTGCGGCGAGCCGGTCTGGATGCGCCAGAAGATCGACGAGCACATGGAAGCCGCCAAGGCCAGCGGCGCGCGGATCTGCTTCTCATCCGGCTTCGATTCCATCCCCTTCGACCTCGGCGTGCTGATGGCGCAGAAGGTCGCCAAGGAGCGGTTCGGCAAGCCCGCACCGCGCATCAAGGGGCGCGTGCGCGGCATGGCGGGCGGCGCGTCGGGCGGCACGGTCGCCAGCCTGACCGAGACGATGAAGGCAGTGGCGCGCAATCCCAAGCTGATCTCGATCCTCAAGAGCAGCTTCGGCCTGACGCCCGGCTTCGAAGGACCCGACCAGCCCTCGGGCCTCGTGCCGCGCTACGAGGAGAAGCTCGGCAAATGGGCCGCGCCTTTCGTCATGGCACCGATCAACACCAAGAACGTCCACCGGACGAACTTCCTGCTCGGCCACCCCTATGGCGAGGACTTCCGCTATGACGAGATGGTGCTGACCAGCCCCGGCGATGCCGGCAAGGCAGCCGCAAGCGCGCTCGCCGACATGATGAAGAACCCCTTCGGCGCCAAGCCGCCCAAGCCGGGCGAAGGCCCGACGCCGGAAGAGCGCGAGAACGGGTTCTACGACGTGCTGTTCATCGCCGAGATGCCCGACGGCGAGACGCTGCACTATGCGGTCAAGGGCAAGTACGATCCGGGCTACGGCTCGACCAGCCGCATGCTCGGCGAAACCGGCATGGCGCTGCTCGACTGCAAGGCCGAAGGCGGGGTCGGCACGCCCGGCTCGTTCCTCGGCGAAGCGCTGGTCGAGCGGCTGCGCGAGCACGCCGCCCTGACCTTTGCCGTCGAGGATTGAGCGGGATCAGTAGCTGAAGCGCAGGCTCGCCGAGATATTGCGCCCGGGCAGGGGCACGAAATCCTTGGTGAAGCTTGCGTGACGGCGGCCGCTGACGTCGAAGATATTCTCCGCCTTCAGGATCACGCTGACCGACGGCTCGGTGCGTAGCGGGCGCCAGGTGGCAACCGCGTTGACGAAGGTGAAGTCCTCGGTTTCGGTTTCGAACGGCGCCACCTTGCGCTGCGCGCCGTACCATTCGACCTCGCCGCGAAGCTCGAAATCGCCGCTCGTCGCTTCGAGCGCACCCATCAGGCTGACCGGCGGGATGCGCGGGACCGGCGTGCCGTCGGACAGTTCGGCCTCGACATATTCGCCGCGCAGGTCGGCGGCGAGGGCAAGCGAGCCCGTGTCGAGGAAGCGCCAGATCAGCTCGCCTTCGAGGCCCTGGTAAGTCGCATCCTGCTGGAGATAGACGAAGACCGGCAGATCGTCCTCTTCCGCGCCGGTTTCGGACAGGTAGATGTAATCGTCGAACCAGTTCTTGAACGCGGCGAGGCTGAATTCGAAATCGCCCATGGTGCCGCGTGCGAACAATTCCGCACCCCAGGCGCGTTCGACGCCAAGGTCCGGATCGCCGATCTCGAAGGCCTGCGTCGCGATGTGCGGACCGTCGGAGAACAGTTCCTCCGCGCTCGGTGCGCGGGCCACGCGTGACAAATTGATGCCGGCGCGGAAGGCCTGCGGGCCGTCATAGGCAAGGCCGATCGCGCCCGAGAAAGTGTCGAAATTGCGCTCCAGCCCGAGGAAGGTGGAATCGACCGTGGTGGTCTCGAACCGCGCCGCGCCTTCGAGCTGGACCGGGCCGTCGCCATATTCCTGCAAGGCGAACAGGGCGAACTGCTCGGTCCGGTTAGGGGCGACATAGGCTTCCTCGCCCTCGGCGAAGAAGTCGCGGAAATAGTACTGCGTGCCGATCGAACCGCGCCAGCGGCCGTTCGGGTTCTGCACCAGTTCGGCGCGGGCCTCGATACCCTGCACGTCGAAGGTCGTGCCGACTTCGGCACCTTCGAACTCGGTGTGTGTGTAATCGGAATAGCCGGCGCGGATCTTCAGCTTCTCGAACAGGCCTTCGCCAAGGTAGATGTCGCCGCGCATGTCGGCGCGGTACTGGCGCAGGCCGATGTTGACGGTTTCCGGACCCTCTTCCCCGGCCTCGGCTTCGCTGCCTTCTTCCTCGCCCTCGTGGTGGCCCGCACCGGGGCGGATGGGGATGCCGTAGAAAGTGTCGTAGATGCCGAAGGACACGCCGAGGCTCGACTGGTCACGGAAGAAGGCAAGGCCGCCATTGGCCGTCCAGGTTTCCGTGCCGCTGTTGAACAGCTTGCCTTCTGCCAGCGCGAGTTCGCGCAGTTCCTCGGCCTCGCCGAGATTGCCTTCGTCCTCTTCCTCGTCGGCTTCGGCGAGCAGTTCGGCACGCAGTTCGGGCGCCACGAGGAAGCCGGGCACGCTCAAATCGTCGGTAGTGCGATAGGAGCCGTCGGCATGGGCGACGAAGCCGCCGCCCAGCGGCACGTCGAAGGACGCGCCGCCTTCGCGAAGGTCGCTGACCGTGTCGGCGCGCACGATGGCATCGACATGGAACGCCTCGTTCGGGACGCGGCGCGGAATGCGCTTGTCGATCACGTTGACCGCGCCGCCGATTGCCTGGCTGCCGTAAAGGAGGACGGCGGGGCCGCGCAGGACTTCGATGCTCTCTGCGGTCAGCGGATCGATGGAGACGGCGTGGTCGGCCGAAGTGTTGGACACGTCGATCGCGCCGATGCCGTCGACCAGCACCTTGACGCGCTCGCCCGAAAAACCGCGCAGCACGGGGCGCGAGGCGCCGGGGGCAAAGCCGCTGGCGGAAACGCCGGGCACGCTATTGAGCACTTCGCCGAGCTGGCCGTCGAGATTGGCGTCGAGCGCTGCACCTTCGACGACGCTGGTCCCGGCGAGCAGGTCGAACTGGCGCAGTCCAGCCGCAGTGACCACGATGGTCCCGCGCGAATCCATGCGGCGGTCGTGGAGATCGTCCTCCACCTGCTCCTGCGTCACCTGGTCATCGGCAGGCGGCGCGGACGCGTCCTGGGCCAGCGCAGGCTGGGCCGCGGCAATCGCGATCAGGGACAGGGAGGCGGCGAGGGGGCGTTTGGTCTGATACAACATATCGCGCCACATAGCGCCCGATCCGCCTGTTTCAAGCACAATCCGCCAAATGTGCACGCGGCACGACGAACGACTTGCGTGTCGTCCGGATACATATCGATGTCGGGAAAATGGAGCGGGCGAGGCGATTCGAACGCCCGACCCCAACCTTGGCAAGGTTGTGCTCTACCCCTGAGCTACGCCCGCTCACTGGCGCTCTACCGAACCGCAAGGCCCGGTGGGGAGGCGCGCAACTAGCAACGCCTCTTGAGTCCCGCAAGAGAAAAAATGCAGCTTTTTTGGCCCTGCCCGGCCCGCCCTTGTGCAGGCGCTGCAGGTCCTTCACATTTGGCCAAGAAGGCCCACATGGGGCGAAACGAATTCATCCAGGAAAGGCGGTTTCAGTGGCGAGCATGGGATTGAGCATCGACGAGCAGAAGGCAGTCGAGCGGTTCAAGAAGGACGTCGTCGAACCGTCGATGACGAAGCTCGTCATCCTCGATTTCTATGCCGACTGGTGCGGGCCCTGCAAGGCGCTGGCCCCGCTGCTGGAAAAGGTGTCGGCCGACTATGCCGACAAGGGCGTGGTGCTGGTGAAGGTCGATGTCGACAAGGAACAGTTCATTGCAGCCCAGTTCCAGGTCCAGTCGATCCCGACCGTCTATGCCATGTTCCAGGGCCAGCCGGTCGCCGACCTGACCAACGCCCGCAGCGAATCGCAGCTAAAGCAGACGCTCGACCAGATCCTTGCCCAGCTTCCCGTCCAGGCGGGCGGTGACGAGGAAGCGCAGGCCGCCCAGCAGATCGACCAGTTCGTCGCCATGGGCGAACAGGTGCTGGCCGATGGCGATGCGCCGCGTGCTGCCGGTATCTTCGCGCAGGTCACCGAAATGGCACCCGAAAGCGCCGCGGCCCATGCCGGTCTGATCCGCGCGCTGGTGCAGGCCGACCAGGTCGAGGAAGCCCGCAAGGTCCTCGAGGCCGTCCGCGCCAATCCGGCTCTCGCCGCCGACCCGCTGGTCGAGAATGCCGCTGCCGCGCTCGAACTCGCCGGCAACAAGGTCGACGACGGCGAACTGGCCGCCCTGCGCGACAAGGCCGCGGCCGACCCTGCCGACATGGACGCGCGCATGGCCTATGCCGAGGCTGCCTTCGCCGCCGGCCAGCGCGATGCGGCTGCAGCCGAACTGCTCGCCATGGTCGAAGCCGACCGCGAATGGAACGAGGGTGCGGCCCGCGCCAAGCTGATCGACATCTTCAATGCCGTCGGCCTCGAAGACCCCTGGGTGGTCGACACGCGCCGCAAGCTGTCGCGCCTGCTGTTCGGATGATCCGTTGACGAAGCGTCTCTCCATCTTCCCCCTGCCCGGCGCGATCCTGTTCCCGGGGCTGCAGCTGCCGCTGCACATCTTCGAGCCGCGCTACCGCGAACTGGTCGGCAGCGCGCTGGCGAAAGACCGGCTGATCGCCATGATCCAGCCGCAGCGCGGGGGCGAGAACGCGCCGCTCTACGAGGTCGGCTGTGTCGGCCGCATCGGCGATGTCGAAGCGCTGGAAGACGGGCGCTACAATATCGTGCTCGAAGGCGAGGCGCGCTTCCGCATGCTGCGCGAACTCGACGTCACCACCGCCTTCCGCCAGATCGAGGCCGAGCTGATCGACGATCCCGAGGACGAGGTCCTCTCCAGCGTCGAGCGCGCCGCCTTCGAATTCGAGGCCAAGCGCTTTGCCGCCATGCAGGGCTATTCGGTCGACTGGGATTCGGTCGAGCGGCTGGACGACGAGACGCTGATCAACGGCGTCGCGCAGATCATCCCGTTCGATTCGGCGGCCAAGCAGGCCCTGCTCGAGGCCCCCGACCTGTCGGAGCGGTGCGAACTGATGATCCAGCTTATGCAGTTCTTCGCCCTGCGCGACGACGGCGACGAGATCGTGACTCTTCAGTGATTGCTTTACGAAGTCGCCTCCGCGACTTCGTCCTCGGGGCTATTCCTTCGCTTCGCTACGGGCCCCTGCGGGCGGCCGGTCGGCCTTTGACTGCCGTGGCCAAGAACGAACCTTTAATGTGGCAAAGTTTCGGTCGGCGACCAGCCGACCGCAAGGGCGACCGCCCGCCCGCAGCGGGTGCAGCTTGCTGCACGTCTAGCGAGGACGAACCCGCGGAGGCGGGTTCGAAAATCTAGATACCGAAACTGCCCTTGAGGCCGTCGATCACGTATTGCGCGGCCAGCGCGGCCAGCAGCACGCCGAGCAGGCGGGTGATCACTGCCTCCACCCGGTCGCCGAACAGGCGCATCAGGGGGCCGGCGGCAATCAGCGCGAGCATCGTGAGCAGCAGCACGCTGGCCAGCGCGCCGAGCACGACCAGCGACTGCTCCAGCCCTTGCGCCTCGTTCATCAGCAGCATGATCGCCGCGATCGCGCCGGGGCCTGCCAGCATGGGCATGGCCATGGGGAAGACCGAGACGTCCTCCACCTCGGGCGTGGCGGCGACCTTTTCCGCGCGCTCCTCGCGCCGCTGGGTGCGCTTCTCGAAGACCATCTCGAAGGCGATCCAGAACAGCATCAGCCCGCCCGCGATGCGGAAGCTGTCGAGTTCGATATGCAGCGCGCCGAGCAAATCCTGCCCGAACAGAGCGAAAATGAGCAGGATCACGCCGGCGATGATCGTCGCGCGGATCGCCATCATCCGGGCCTGCGCCGCGCTCGCGCCCTTGGTCAGGCCGGCGTAGATCGGGGCGCAGCCGGGCGGGTCGATCACCACGAACAGCGTGATGAAGGCGGAGATGAAGAGCTGGGTCATTCGGCCGTTCCTGCGCCAAGGGTGACGTTCACGACCTGCTCCCAGCCGGTCTCCTTCGCCAGCCAGACGACATATCGCCGCTCGCCCGCGACACCCGTATGGAAGCCCCATGCCAGCGAACCGTCACGCGATGCGCGCAGGGGAATGGCGGAATCCGGTTCGCCCACATCGACCGGGCGGCGGCAGGCAGCCACTTCGCTTCCGATCATGTCCGGCGCTTGCGGCGCGGCGTCCTGCGGGATGCCGAAATCGAAGACGTAGAGATATTCGCCATCGCGCTGGCGCTGCCAGACGGTGTTGAACGTCCCGACCTTGCCGTCGGGATCGCGGAAAGCCCCCTGCGTGACTGCGATCGAGCCGTCGCAGCTCGACCACACGCGGTGCGGTTCCCACGCGACGGCCTGCGGCGGGTCCTGCTGCTGCTTGAGCCAGGGCTTGGCCTCGATCGCGCCGTTCTGCCCGAACAGCAGCGCGCCCTCTGCCGCATATTCGGCAAACGCGGTCCACTGTCCCTTTTCGCGCGCGGCGCGGGCGAAGGCGAGTTCGGTGGCGATGACCTTGGAGGGGCTGGCGGTCGGCGTCAGCAACCGGGCATAGCGATCGCGCGGCCCCGGCGCGGTGGAGCAGGCGGTGAGAGCCAGCGCGCTCGCGGCGAGTAAGGCAAGGCGCAGCGTCACAGCGCAGCCGGCACTTCCAGCCCTGCATTGCGATAGGCCGCGACCAGTGTGTTACGCAGCAGCACCGCAATAGTCATCGGGCCGACGCCGCCGGGCACGGGCGTGATGGCCGAGGCAACGTTCTGCGCGCCGGCATAGTCGACATCGCCGACCAGCCTGCCCTTCTCCTCGCCCTCGGCAGGGGGCAGGCGGTTGATGCCAACGTCGATCACGGTCGCGCCGTCTTTCAGCCATTCTGCCTTGACCATTTCCGCGCGGCCCACGGCAGCGACGACGATATCCGCGCGCTTTACCACTGCGGGCAGGTCCTTGGTGCGGCTGTGCGCGATGGTGACGGTGGCATTGGCGTCGAGCAAGAGCTGCGCCATCGGCTTGCCGACGATGTTCGAGCGGCCGATCACCACGGCCTCGAGGCCGGAGAGGTCGCCCAGCCGGTCGGTCAGCAGCATCATGCAGCCGAGCGGCGTGCAGGGCACGAAGCCGTGCTGGCCCACGGCAAGGCGGCCCGCATTGGTGACATGGAAACCGTCCACGTCCTTGTCCGGGCTGATGCTCGCGATGACGGCCTGTTCGTCGAGATGACCGGGCAGCGGCAGCTGGACGAGGATGCCGTCCACCGCATCGTCATTGTTGAGTTGGTCGACCAGCGCCAGCAATTCCGCCTCGGACGTGTCGGCAGGCAGGCGATGCTCGAAGCTTTCCATGCCCGCGGCCACGGTCGCCTTGTGCTTCGAGCCGACATAGACCTGGCTCGCCGGGTCTTCGCCCACCAGCACCACGGCAAGGCCCGCCTTGCGGCCCGCCTTGTGTTCGAACTGCCCTGCAAGCGCGCCGACGCGCTCCCTGAGGAGGGCGGCAAAGGCTTTTCCGTCGATCCGTTCAGCGGTCATAGCGAGTAGATGATGTTCCCGAGCACGATAAGGATGATGTTGAGCGCGATGATCAGCACCAGCGGCGAAAAGTCGATCATGCCGGTCTGCGGCAGCAGGTTGCGGATCGGCCTCAACACCGGGTCCAGCAGGCGGTTGATGCCGTCGTAGAAGCTCATCAGGAATTCGTTGCGCCCGACCACGTTGAAGGCGAACAGCAGGCCGATGATGAACTGGATGATGATCAGCATCACGAACACGTTCGTGAGCATCTCGAGGATCTGGTAGAGAGTGATAAGCACTAGGGTGAACCCCGTTTCTGTCTGAGCAATCCCGTGTCGCAGCGTCCTACACGTGGCGGACGCGGCGCGCCAAGCCCTATCGGGCGCTTATCAGCGTACCTGCGCCCCGCTGGGTGAAGAATTCGAGCAGCATGGCGTGGGGAATGCGCCCGTCGAGCACGACCGCGGCCTCGCATCCCGCCTCGACAGCCGAGACGCAGGTTTCGAGCTTGGGAATCATGCCGCCGCTGATCGTGCCGTCGGCGCGCAACGCGGCGATGTCGGCCGGCGTCAGATCGGTCAGCAGCGCGCCGTCCTTGCCCAGCACGCCGGGCACGTCGGTCAGCAGCAGCAGCCTTGCCGCCCCCAGCGCCGCCGCCAGCGCGCCGGCCATGGTGTCGGCGTTGATATTGTAGGTGTGGCCGTCCTCGCCCGCCGCGATCGGGGCGACGATCGGGATCATGCCGGCCGCCGTCGCGGTTTCGATGATCGTGGTGTCGACCGCGCAGGGTTCGCCCACGAAGCCGAGGTCGAGCGCGCGCTCGATATTGCTTTCCGGGTCCTTGGTCGTGCGCTCGACCTTGCGCGCGGTGACGAGGCCGCCATCCTTGCCGGAAATGCCCACCGCCTTGCCGCCGGCGCGCGCGATGGAGGAAACCAGCGCCTTGTTGATCGCGCCGGACAGGACCATCTCCGCCACCTCGGCGGTCGCCTTGTCGGTGACGCGCAGCCCGTCGATGAACTGCGTCTCGACGCCCAGTTTCTCCAGCATCCGGCCGATCTGCGGGCCGCCGCCATGGACCACCACCGGGTTGATGCCGACTGCCTTCAGCAGCACGACGTCCTCGGCGAATTCGCGTGCGGCGTTCTCGTCGCCCATGGCGTTGCCGCCGTATTTCACCACGAAGCTCTTGCCGGCATAGCGCTGGAAGTAGGGCAGCGCCTCGATCAGCGTCTGGGCCTTGGTGCTCGCCTCGTGCATGGGCTGGGTTTCGCTCGCGTTCATGGCGGGTGGCCTTAGCTTTTGCGCAGCGAGCGGGGAAGGGGAAAGCGCCCCTCACCGCTTGCCGCCGGCCTGCGGCACTGCCATCACGCCCGGCATGACCATGCACCGCACGCTCGCCCTTGCCGCCCTCCTCCCGCTGGCCGC
This genomic interval carries:
- the dcd gene encoding dCTP deaminase encodes the protein MAILSDKWIRDKALNEGMIEPFVEAQRREGCISYGLSSYGYDARVAPEFKIFTNVDSAVVDPKDFASNSFVDRDTDVCVIPPNSFALARTVEYFRIPEDVLVICLGKSTYARCGIIVNVTPLEPGWEGHVTLEFSNTTPLPAKIYANEGACQFLFLKGNERPEVTYADRAGKYMGQRGVTLPRL
- a CDS encoding acyl-CoA thioesterase domain-containing protein, encoding MSIARFPFWRVVPGERSGEYILPVTRPATVGPEGAPHVMGGASLAAAVDALQLESDQPLLWAQVQFLAPTQHAEELVITCDQYGGGQSVGQWFADIRSNGRLVQRINAALGAREPSEQRIFAVMPDVPGPDACEGKPPDHNGFDDNLVGQMERRTAVENPDRGYEAVWSRSKAGFAIDACWLAMVSDFFLGAHPATRGGSSLDDMFRFIQGAEPGWVLSVTELAAFDRGAVSGQARHFAEDGRLLAISSQTGVLPRIPRAP
- a CDS encoding saccharopine dehydrogenase family protein, with amino-acid sequence MADTEFDIIVYGATGYTGRLVAEHFVREYGGKDGGPKWAMAGRSMDKLEAVRDEIGAPGSTPLVVADADDPASLEAMCNRTKVVLTTVGPYQLYGDALVAACVKTGTDYADLCGEPVWMRQKIDEHMEAAKASGARICFSSGFDSIPFDLGVLMAQKVAKERFGKPAPRIKGRVRGMAGGASGGTVASLTETMKAVARNPKLISILKSSFGLTPGFEGPDQPSGLVPRYEEKLGKWAAPFVMAPINTKNVHRTNFLLGHPYGEDFRYDEMVLTSPGDAGKAAASALADMMKNPFGAKPPKPGEGPTPEERENGFYDVLFIAEMPDGETLHYAVKGKYDPGYGSTSRMLGETGMALLDCKAEGGVGTPGSFLGEALVERLREHAALTFAVED
- a CDS encoding TonB-dependent receptor, which gives rise to MLYQTKRPLAASLSLIAIAAAQPALAQDASAPPADDQVTQEQVEDDLHDRRMDSRGTIVVTAAGLRQFDLLAGTSVVEGAALDANLDGQLGEVLNSVPGVSASGFAPGASRPVLRGFSGERVKVLVDGIGAIDVSNTSADHAVSIDPLTAESIEVLRGPAVLLYGSQAIGGAVNVIDKRIPRRVPNEAFHVDAIVRADTVSDLREGGASFDVPLGGGFVAHADGSYRTTDDLSVPGFLVAPELRAELLAEADEEEDEGNLGEAEELRELALAEGKLFNSGTETWTANGGLAFFRDQSSLGVSFGIYDTFYGIPIRPGAGHHEGEEEGSEAEAGEEGPETVNIGLRQYRADMRGDIYLGEGLFEKLKIRAGYSDYTHTEFEGAEVGTTFDVQGIEARAELVQNPNGRWRGSIGTQYYFRDFFAEGEEAYVAPNRTEQFALFALQEYGDGPVQLEGAARFETTTVDSTFLGLERNFDTFSGAIGLAYDGPQAFRAGINLSRVARAPSAEELFSDGPHIATQAFEIGDPDLGVERAWGAELFARGTMGDFEFSLAAFKNWFDDYIYLSETGAEEDDLPVFVYLQQDATYQGLEGELIWRFLDTGSLALAADLRGEYVEAELSDGTPVPRIPPVSLMGALEATSGDFELRGEVEWYGAQRKVAPFETETEDFTFVNAVATWRPLRTEPSVSVILKAENIFDVSGRRHASFTKDFVPLPGRNISASLRFSY
- a CDS encoding tetratricopeptide repeat protein, which gives rise to MGLSIDEQKAVERFKKDVVEPSMTKLVILDFYADWCGPCKALAPLLEKVSADYADKGVVLVKVDVDKEQFIAAQFQVQSIPTVYAMFQGQPVADLTNARSESQLKQTLDQILAQLPVQAGGDEEAQAAQQIDQFVAMGEQVLADGDAPRAAGIFAQVTEMAPESAAAHAGLIRALVQADQVEEARKVLEAVRANPALAADPLVENAAAALELAGNKVDDGELAALRDKAAADPADMDARMAYAEAAFAAGQRDAAAAELLAMVEADREWNEGAARAKLIDIFNAVGLEDPWVVDTRRKLSRLLFG
- a CDS encoding LON peptidase substrate-binding domain-containing protein, with translation MTKRLSIFPLPGAILFPGLQLPLHIFEPRYRELVGSALAKDRLIAMIQPQRGGENAPLYEVGCVGRIGDVEALEDGRYNIVLEGEARFRMLRELDVTTAFRQIEAELIDDPEDEVLSSVERAAFEFEAKRFAAMQGYSVDWDSVERLDDETLINGVAQIIPFDSAAKQALLEAPDLSERCELMIQLMQFFALRDDGDEIVTLQ
- a CDS encoding MarC family protein, with the translated sequence MTQLFISAFITLFVVIDPPGCAPIYAGLTKGASAAQARMMAIRATIIAGVILLIFALFGQDLLGALHIELDSFRIAGGLMLFWIAFEMVFEKRTQRREERAEKVAATPEVEDVSVFPMAMPMLAGPGAIAAIMLLMNEAQGLEQSLVVLGALASVLLLTMLALIAAGPLMRLFGDRVEAVITRLLGVLLAALAAQYVIDGLKGSFGI
- the folD gene encoding bifunctional methylenetetrahydrofolate dehydrogenase/methenyltetrahydrofolate cyclohydrolase FolD translates to MTAERIDGKAFAALLRERVGALAGQFEHKAGRKAGLAVVLVGEDPASQVYVGSKHKATVAAGMESFEHRLPADTSEAELLALVDQLNNDDAVDGILVQLPLPGHLDEQAVIASISPDKDVDGFHVTNAGRLAVGQHGFVPCTPLGCMMLLTDRLGDLSGLEAVVIGRSNIVGKPMAQLLLDANATVTIAHSRTKDLPAVVKRADIVVAAVGRAEMVKAEWLKDGATVIDVGINRLPPAEGEEKGRLVGDVDYAGAQNVASAITPVPGGVGPMTIAVLLRNTLVAAYRNAGLEVPAAL
- a CDS encoding YggT family protein encodes the protein MLITLYQILEMLTNVFVMLIIIQFIIGLLFAFNVVGRNEFLMSFYDGINRLLDPVLRPIRNLLPQTGMIDFSPLVLIIALNIILIVLGNIIYSL
- the argB gene encoding acetylglutamate kinase, with the translated sequence MNASETQPMHEASTKAQTLIEALPYFQRYAGKSFVVKYGGNAMGDENAAREFAEDVVLLKAVGINPVVVHGGGPQIGRMLEKLGVETQFIDGLRVTDKATAEVAEMVLSGAINKALVSSIARAGGKAVGISGKDGGLVTARKVERTTKDPESNIERALDLGFVGEPCAVDTTIIETATAAGMIPIVAPIAAGEDGHTYNINADTMAGALAAALGAARLLLLTDVPGVLGKDGALLTDLTPADIAALRADGTISGGMIPKLETCVSAVEAGCEAAVVLDGRIPHAMLLEFFTQRGAGTLISAR